The following are from one region of the Pseudodesulfovibrio piezophilus C1TLV30 genome:
- the kdsB gene encoding 3-deoxy-manno-octulosonate cytidylyltransferase: MSSFPECHGIIPARYASSRFPGKPLVKIHGKPMFWHVYERASRCPQMSSVTLATDDQRIYDAAQGLEVPVVMTSATHQSGTDRVLEAARLLALDTESVVVNIQGDEPCLEPDMLSELVCPFSSDHVRVATLATSVGYEEAVSPDRVKIVRAKNGRALYFSRSMVPFDRDEKIHGFLLHIGLYAFRMDALARFGELAPSPLERREKLEQLRLLEDGIDIYVTETRHTCHGVDSPQDLEKAKDILERE, translated from the coding sequence ATGAGCAGCTTTCCCGAATGTCACGGAATAATCCCGGCGAGGTATGCTTCCTCGAGATTTCCCGGCAAACCCTTGGTCAAAATCCATGGTAAGCCGATGTTTTGGCACGTCTATGAACGGGCGTCCCGGTGCCCCCAGATGAGCAGTGTTACTCTTGCTACGGATGATCAACGCATCTATGACGCAGCTCAAGGGCTTGAAGTTCCGGTTGTCATGACATCGGCAACGCACCAGAGTGGTACTGACCGAGTCCTGGAAGCAGCCCGTCTGCTCGCTCTCGACACCGAGTCCGTCGTTGTGAACATCCAGGGAGACGAACCATGCCTGGAACCGGACATGCTAAGTGAACTGGTATGCCCATTTTCATCCGACCATGTCCGGGTGGCAACGCTCGCGACATCTGTTGGATACGAGGAGGCCGTGTCCCCGGACCGGGTCAAGATTGTTCGGGCAAAAAATGGAAGGGCACTCTATTTCTCCCGATCCATGGTGCCTTTTGACAGGGATGAGAAAATCCATGGATTCCTGCTCCACATCGGTCTCTACGCCTTTCGGATGGATGCCCTGGCTCGATTTGGAGAGTTGGCTCCCAGCCCTTTGGAACGAAGAGAAAAACTGGAGCAACTGCGTTTGCTCGAAGACGGTATCGATATTTACGTGACAGAAACGAGACACACCTGCCATGGGGTAGACAGCCCACAGGACCTCGAAAAAGCCAAAGATATTCTGGAGAGAGAGTAA
- a CDS encoding 3-deoxy-D-manno-octulosonic acid transferase: MGKALIDATLSAYGVVWKAALPLLKLNHRLKEGWDQRTLNGGVPAPAHIWIQAASGGEAYLAWEVLKELRSPFTHSLRVLVTTNTLQGYETLCRAAQEINASQSGLAIQPWYFPFDSPAIMRRMVGHVRPQAALILETEIWPGFLNACKEYGVRILLANGRMSPKSLGGYMAWPTFFRTLGPDRIMAVSQEDGRRFGTIFGRDKVWVMPNIKFDRMAEAGPMSNEKNPLRDVIPVDADFVVFGSVRKQELAAVSHLAAGLMRQRPTTILGLFPRHLHHVSLWKKALNDKGIHWVLRSESEGKARPGTVILWDTFGELFPAYGLAKAAFVGGSLAPLGGQNFLEPLTCGVTPVTGPHWKNFAWVGREIIENGLALEAADGAEALDSLITTLDNPLMRTEVVKRAKAYIHDRLGGAAAVAKQVADFLNKD; this comes from the coding sequence ATGGGGAAAGCTCTGATTGACGCAACCCTTTCGGCCTATGGTGTTGTCTGGAAGGCGGCACTCCCCCTGCTCAAACTCAACCACCGGCTCAAGGAAGGATGGGACCAACGGACGCTCAATGGTGGAGTTCCGGCTCCCGCTCATATATGGATACAAGCTGCAAGCGGTGGTGAGGCCTACCTAGCATGGGAAGTCCTCAAAGAACTCCGCTCCCCTTTCACCCATTCACTCCGAGTACTGGTCACGACCAATACACTCCAGGGGTACGAGACTCTCTGCCGGGCCGCACAGGAAATCAATGCGTCCCAGTCCGGGCTGGCAATCCAGCCATGGTATTTCCCTTTTGACTCGCCAGCCATAATGCGGCGAATGGTCGGGCATGTCCGGCCTCAAGCCGCCTTGATTCTTGAAACTGAAATCTGGCCTGGCTTTCTCAATGCATGCAAGGAATACGGTGTTCGCATCCTCCTTGCAAATGGACGGATGAGTCCTAAAAGTCTCGGCGGCTATATGGCTTGGCCTACTTTCTTTCGTACACTTGGCCCAGACAGGATAATGGCTGTGTCCCAAGAAGACGGGCGCAGATTCGGAACGATTTTTGGCCGAGACAAGGTTTGGGTCATGCCCAACATTAAATTTGACCGAATGGCAGAGGCTGGTCCCATGAGCAATGAGAAGAACCCTCTTCGGGACGTAATTCCTGTTGATGCCGATTTTGTTGTCTTCGGCTCTGTCCGCAAACAGGAACTGGCAGCGGTCTCTCACTTGGCCGCAGGCCTGATGCGACAAAGGCCCACGACCATACTGGGACTTTTCCCACGCCATCTCCACCATGTTTCTTTATGGAAAAAGGCCCTGAATGACAAAGGAATTCACTGGGTACTCCGCTCGGAATCCGAAGGAAAAGCACGCCCTGGGACAGTCATCCTCTGGGATACATTTGGGGAACTTTTCCCGGCATATGGGCTAGCCAAGGCCGCCTTCGTCGGCGGCAGTCTCGCTCCCCTTGGCGGACAGAATTTTCTTGAACCGTTAACATGTGGCGTGACCCCAGTGACCGGTCCTCATTGGAAAAACTTCGCATGGGTCGGTCGCGAAATCATTGAGAACGGTCTTGCCTTGGAGGCCGCTGATGGAGCAGAAGCTTTGGATTCGTTGATCACCACACTTGACAACCCTCTGATGCGGACCGAAGTTGTGAAGAGAGCAAAAGCGTATATACATGACCGACTGGGCGGCGCGGCAGCCGTAGCCAAACAGGTTGCCGATTTTCTCAATAAAGACTAA
- a CDS encoding D-alanine--D-alanine ligase family protein: protein MHVILIAGGWSDEREVSLSGARQIRTALEDLGHEVIFFDPAEDFKNLLPKAKQADFAFINLHGTPGEDGLIQAVLDKANCPYQGTGAAASYLALNKAAAKEVFEARGIRTPEWQLITPPQGTEAPLELNLPVFVKPDKGGSSLGMSLVEKNEDFPAALAKVFAMCQSALVEEYIPGVELTCGILDGAPLPLIMIRPKDGASFFDYENKYAEDGAEEICPAPVSEAITAAIQAQMIVAHHALGLNGYSRGDFILTEEGNAYLLEINTLPGMTPTSLLPRAAGAIGMSFKELIAKLIEVGLRDKAE, encoded by the coding sequence ATGCATGTGATTTTGATAGCGGGCGGCTGGTCTGACGAAAGAGAGGTCTCTCTCTCTGGAGCCAGGCAAATTCGTACTGCCCTTGAAGATCTCGGACACGAGGTAATTTTCTTCGACCCGGCAGAAGATTTTAAAAACCTTCTGCCCAAAGCCAAACAGGCTGACTTCGCCTTCATCAATCTCCACGGTACTCCAGGAGAAGACGGCCTTATCCAGGCAGTTCTGGACAAGGCGAACTGTCCATATCAGGGAACCGGAGCAGCGGCGTCCTATCTCGCCCTGAACAAGGCTGCAGCCAAGGAAGTTTTCGAGGCCAGAGGAATCAGAACACCAGAGTGGCAACTGATCACTCCCCCACAGGGAACCGAAGCACCTTTGGAATTGAACCTGCCGGTTTTTGTCAAGCCGGATAAGGGCGGTTCAAGCCTTGGCATGTCACTGGTGGAAAAAAACGAAGATTTTCCGGCTGCCTTGGCCAAAGTCTTTGCCATGTGCCAATCCGCTCTTGTTGAAGAATATATACCGGGAGTGGAACTGACATGCGGCATCCTGGACGGCGCACCATTGCCGCTGATCATGATCAGGCCCAAGGATGGCGCATCATTCTTTGATTATGAAAATAAATATGCTGAAGACGGCGCTGAAGAAATTTGCCCTGCCCCTGTCAGTGAAGCGATCACGGCTGCCATCCAGGCACAAATGATCGTTGCACACCACGCTCTCGGACTAAATGGATATAGCCGCGGTGACTTTATATTAACGGAAGAAGGCAATGCCTACCTTCTTGAAATCAACACCCTCCCCGGCATGACTCCAACCAGCCTGCTGCCCAGGGCAGCCGGAGCCATTGGCATGTCTTTCAAGGAACTCATCGCGAAACTCATCGAAGTCGGCCTTCGAGACAAGGCTGAATAA
- a CDS encoding HDIG domain-containing metalloprotein, translating into MTLPERRQLAPYAMSTNETPEIVEEQHLSTLPPPPPVVIDKALSVPNESQCREYWTHYSMFDNVAEHSLEVARVATFVARRASALGMNIDVPTVRASALMHDIAKSYSILHGGNHSQLGGSWTMEMTRNPAIASGVSHHVYWPFDMDMAKYFIPLTVIYADKRVRHNSIVTIESRFKDLVERYGVNDYIRKRIEITRAQAVELESLLGETIEVDLNACDFDSGRLV; encoded by the coding sequence ATGACGCTTCCTGAGAGAAGACAGCTTGCACCCTATGCCATGAGCACCAACGAAACACCTGAAATAGTTGAAGAGCAGCATCTCTCTACGCTGCCCCCTCCTCCCCCCGTCGTTATTGACAAGGCCTTGTCTGTTCCCAATGAGAGTCAGTGCAGAGAATACTGGACACATTATTCTATGTTCGACAATGTCGCGGAACACAGCCTTGAAGTTGCGCGCGTAGCCACGTTTGTGGCCCGGCGAGCCTCTGCTCTCGGCATGAATATAGATGTCCCCACAGTCCGAGCTTCAGCCCTGATGCATGACATTGCCAAGAGTTACAGTATACTCCACGGAGGCAATCACAGCCAACTGGGTGGTTCGTGGACCATGGAAATGACGCGGAATCCAGCCATTGCAAGTGGAGTCAGCCACCATGTCTACTGGCCTTTTGACATGGATATGGCAAAGTACTTTATCCCCTTGACTGTCATCTATGCGGACAAACGGGTCCGCCACAACTCCATCGTGACCATCGAATCCCGCTTTAAGGATCTCGTTGAGCGATACGGTGTCAATGACTATATTCGCAAGCGAATCGAAATAACCAGGGCACAGGCCGTGGAGTTGGAAAGTTTGCTGGGCGAAACCATAGAGGTAGATTTGAATGCATGTGATTTTGATAGCGGGCGGCTGGTCTGA
- a CDS encoding NifB/NifX family molybdenum-iron cluster-binding protein, producing MNTLIAVPSATPGGLDAAVDAHFGHCALYTLVAIENGEIKDVSTLPNVPHESGGCMAPVNHLASNNVKALISGGMGFRPLQGFNQVGIDVFHGNGAPTVNAAVQAFMHESLPKFSPEHTCGGGTDHGEGHCGNHA from the coding sequence ATGAATACGCTTATCGCCGTCCCCTCGGCTACCCCCGGTGGCCTTGATGCCGCAGTCGATGCCCACTTTGGCCATTGTGCCTTGTACACGCTGGTCGCCATTGAAAATGGAGAAATAAAAGATGTCTCGACTCTCCCCAATGTCCCCCATGAATCAGGAGGCTGCATGGCCCCGGTGAACCATCTCGCCTCCAATAACGTCAAGGCTCTCATCTCGGGCGGCATGGGTTTTCGCCCGCTTCAAGGATTCAATCAGGTCGGCATTGACGTCTTTCACGGCAATGGCGCCCCAACGGTAAATGCAGCAGTTCAGGCTTTCATGCATGAAAGTTTGCCCAAATTCTCTCCGGAGCACACCTGCGGCGGTGGCACAGACCACGGCGAAGGACACTGCGGAAATCACGCCTGA
- a CDS encoding ATP-binding protein, whose amino-acid sequence MHEVVVISGKGGAGKTSITGAFAGLARNAILCDLDVDAPDLHLLLSPMIDKSEEFHSGNEAVIDAFSCESCGTCQSMCRFNAIEQTENGYRVDPLRCEGCKVCVTFCPANAIAFPVKHCGTWYESRTRFGSMIHAQLFPGEENSGRLVTLLKQHAREIAATEGLDLVLSDGAPGIGCPVISSLAGTNLAVIVTEPTQSGLHDLKRVAELCARFKTKTTVLINKFDLNPEQSMAIETFCNNHGYPILCRFPHDHTVTEAMVQKKTLTETGNSAACHLLETAWGNMLNLLYE is encoded by the coding sequence ATGCATGAAGTTGTGGTCATCAGCGGCAAGGGAGGGGCTGGCAAGACCTCCATCACCGGAGCATTCGCAGGGTTGGCCCGTAATGCGATTCTGTGTGACCTGGATGTGGATGCTCCAGACCTGCACCTGCTACTTTCCCCAATGATTGATAAAAGCGAAGAATTTCATTCCGGCAATGAAGCCGTCATTGATGCGTTTTCTTGCGAGTCCTGCGGAACCTGCCAATCCATGTGCCGATTCAATGCCATTGAACAGACTGAAAACGGATATAGAGTCGATCCGCTTCGCTGTGAAGGATGCAAGGTCTGTGTCACTTTCTGTCCGGCAAATGCCATTGCTTTCCCAGTCAAACATTGTGGCACATGGTACGAATCACGAACCCGCTTCGGTTCCATGATCCACGCCCAACTTTTTCCGGGTGAAGAAAACTCAGGTAGGCTGGTAACACTGCTCAAACAGCATGCCAGGGAAATCGCCGCGACAGAAGGCCTTGACCTCGTCCTCAGCGATGGCGCTCCGGGCATCGGCTGCCCTGTCATCAGCTCCCTGGCAGGAACCAATTTGGCTGTCATCGTGACAGAGCCGACTCAATCAGGGCTGCACGACCTGAAACGAGTCGCGGAACTCTGTGCGCGATTCAAGACAAAAACAACCGTGCTTATCAATAAATTCGACCTCAACCCGGAACAATCCATGGCTATTGAGACATTCTGCAACAATCATGGCTATCCCATACTATGCCGTTTTCCCCATGACCACACAGTCACTGAAGCCATGGTTCAGAAAAAAACACTGACCGAAACAGGAAACAGCGCGGCCTGCCATCTGCTGGAGACCGCCTGGGGCAACATGCTCAACCTGCTTTACGAATAA
- a CDS encoding nucleotide-binding protein — MIYAIASGKGGTGKTTMTASLATLWESPLTTVDLDVEEPNLHLFLKPRELQTASAYIEVPEADDDKCTGCRSCADLCQFKAITVMAGTLLIFPEMCHGCGGCLAICPENALTPGRRELGEIISGKTEHSDFVMGRLRIGEAMSPPLMRKVMSGIDISDERDILIDSPPGVSCPAVSAVMNADCIVLVTEPTPFGFHDFKLAWEAFSPLEKPIGAVINRSGIGDRQVQTFCLEKNIPIWAEIPYNRDIAEAYSRGEVPVTSVTALEPTFRDLIRQMKQAAIEVKHA; from the coding sequence GTGATCTACGCCATAGCCAGCGGCAAGGGAGGCACCGGAAAGACAACCATGACCGCCTCCCTTGCGACCCTTTGGGAGAGTCCTCTCACCACGGTGGACCTTGATGTAGAAGAGCCGAATCTCCACCTGTTTCTCAAACCGCGAGAACTCCAGACGGCATCAGCTTACATTGAGGTCCCAGAGGCAGATGACGACAAATGCACTGGATGCCGTTCTTGCGCTGACCTGTGTCAATTCAAGGCGATTACCGTCATGGCGGGAACCTTGCTCATTTTTCCGGAGATGTGTCACGGGTGCGGTGGATGTCTGGCTATATGCCCGGAAAATGCCCTGACACCTGGCCGCAGGGAACTGGGTGAGATCATAAGTGGAAAAACAGAACACTCGGATTTCGTCATGGGTCGCCTCAGAATAGGGGAAGCCATGAGTCCTCCACTCATGCGCAAAGTCATGTCAGGGATAGATATTTCTGACGAACGGGATATTCTGATCGACTCTCCTCCCGGTGTCAGCTGCCCCGCTGTCAGTGCGGTCATGAATGCCGATTGCATAGTACTAGTGACTGAACCGACGCCCTTCGGCTTCCATGATTTCAAGCTCGCCTGGGAAGCATTCTCTCCTTTGGAGAAGCCCATAGGCGCAGTGATCAATAGATCCGGGATCGGAGACAGACAAGTCCAAACATTTTGCCTGGAAAAGAATATCCCGATTTGGGCAGAAATCCCCTACAACCGAGACATTGCCGAAGCGTATTCACGCGGAGAAGTCCCGGTGACGAGCGTCACGGCCCTGGAGCCGACCTTTCGGGATCTAATCCGCCAGATGAAACAGGCTGCCATCGAGGTGAAACATGCATGA
- a CDS encoding NifB/NifX family molybdenum-iron cluster-binding protein, giving the protein MLANDEREQLSTQGDAIMRGRNRGGAMGAGQGMGRGQGRGAGQGQCRNAGQGMGQGQGQGMGQGNRQRNRTPGSGFTQGTPNGPIKTVAVSSEGPSLDDQVDPRFGRAGGFVIVDLSTMESTYMDNGASQVMNQGAGIQAAESVANSNADAVLTGYVGPKAFAALSAAGIHVGQDVENMTVRQAVDKFMAGEVNMASEPNGREGANK; this is encoded by the coding sequence ATGCTTGCCAACGATGAGCGGGAGCAACTCTCGACACAAGGAGATGCAATAATGCGAGGAAGAAACAGAGGCGGTGCCATGGGTGCCGGACAAGGAATGGGACGAGGACAGGGAAGAGGTGCCGGGCAAGGACAATGCCGTAATGCCGGACAAGGCATGGGGCAGGGACAAGGGCAAGGCATGGGACAAGGCAATCGCCAACGCAACAGAACTCCTGGCTCCGGTTTCACACAAGGAACTCCAAATGGCCCCATTAAGACGGTTGCAGTCTCCAGTGAAGGACCGAGCCTTGATGACCAGGTCGATCCCCGCTTTGGGCGGGCCGGAGGGTTTGTAATCGTCGACCTCTCAACCATGGAAAGTACTTATATGGATAATGGTGCATCCCAAGTCATGAATCAAGGGGCAGGCATCCAGGCTGCGGAAAGTGTCGCCAACTCCAATGCCGATGCAGTTCTGACCGGGTATGTCGGTCCCAAAGCGTTTGCAGCCCTTTCAGCTGCAGGCATCCATGTCGGACAAGACGTTGAAAACATGACCGTACGTCAAGCTGTGGACAAGTTCATGGCAGGAGAAGTGAATATGGCAAGTGAACCAAACGGACGAGAGGGCGCGAACAAGTGA
- the hypD gene encoding hydrogenase formation protein HypD, giving the protein MSFELLEKFRDPELCRKILDKMQAELGRELRFMEVCGTHTVAIFQSGLRSLLPEKIVHLSGPGCPVCVTHESEVNAFLDLAEKETVILATFGDLMRVPGDKGRNLKKATADGARVKVVYSPFDTLKLAKDNPDELVVFIGVGFETTAPTIAATMKMAREQGITNLRVLCFHKTVPSALEALLTDALTSIDGFILPGHVSAIIGLEPYRFIAEKYGKSAIVTGFEPLDILQSLTQMIDWRNRGESHVTNNYTRIVSDTGNTKALEIMYEVFEPTDALWRGIGNIAGSGLEIRQEWELFDAKKEFGIVIKEGPALAGCKCGDILKGIKQPDECPLFKKACTPANPVGPCMVSTEGSCAAYYKYKVD; this is encoded by the coding sequence TTGAGCTTTGAATTATTGGAGAAGTTTCGCGACCCGGAACTCTGTCGCAAGATACTCGATAAAATGCAGGCTGAATTAGGAAGAGAACTTCGGTTCATGGAAGTTTGTGGCACGCATACAGTTGCCATCTTTCAGAGTGGACTTCGTTCCTTATTGCCGGAGAAAATTGTTCACTTGAGTGGACCGGGGTGTCCCGTCTGTGTGACTCACGAATCCGAGGTGAATGCTTTTCTGGATTTGGCTGAAAAGGAAACCGTTATTCTGGCAACCTTCGGGGATCTGATGCGAGTGCCAGGTGATAAAGGGCGGAATCTGAAAAAGGCGACGGCTGATGGTGCGCGTGTCAAAGTGGTGTATTCCCCTTTTGATACATTGAAACTCGCAAAAGATAATCCTGATGAGTTGGTCGTTTTCATCGGTGTCGGATTTGAAACGACTGCCCCGACTATCGCAGCAACCATGAAGATGGCTCGGGAGCAGGGGATTACCAATCTTCGAGTGCTTTGTTTCCACAAAACTGTGCCTTCCGCGCTGGAGGCTCTGTTGACAGATGCCCTGACCAGTATCGACGGGTTTATTTTGCCAGGGCATGTTTCCGCCATAATAGGATTGGAGCCATACCGTTTTATCGCTGAAAAGTATGGAAAGTCGGCGATTGTCACTGGGTTTGAACCCCTTGATATCCTGCAATCCCTGACCCAGATGATTGATTGGCGAAACCGGGGCGAATCGCATGTGACCAATAACTATACACGTATTGTCAGTGATACAGGGAATACCAAAGCGCTCGAAATCATGTACGAAGTCTTTGAGCCGACCGATGCTTTGTGGCGTGGAATCGGGAATATCGCGGGATCCGGTCTCGAAATTCGTCAGGAATGGGAACTCTTTGATGCCAAGAAAGAATTTGGAATTGTCATCAAGGAAGGTCCGGCCTTGGCCGGATGCAAGTGTGGGGACATCCTCAAGGGTATCAAACAACCTGATGAATGTCCGCTCTTCAAAAAAGCGTGTACTCCCGCCAATCCTGTCGGACCGTGCATGGTCTCAACAGAAGGCAGTTGTGCAGCCTATTACAAATACAAAGTGGATTAG
- the hypE gene encoding hydrogenase expression/formation protein HypE — translation MSDKVLLDYGSGGRASQRLISELFLKHLGNDELNRLNDAAELTLSGKVAMSTDSFVVDPIFFPGGNIGSLAVHGTVNDVAMMGAIPRHITCAYILEEGLPMDDLEKIVTSMGQAAREAGVTVVSGDTKVVPKGAVDKIFINTTGIGDIIVDPVPSGDAAQVGDAVLLSGTLGDHGLTILGTREGLDFEAKVESDCASLNHLLVKLVRELPEVHVLRDPTRGGLATTMNEITLSSNVCCELVEKELPIRAEVQGGCSILGLDPLYLANEGKFLCILPQAHAEKALEIMRADPLGHGACQIGSITDANPGKVVLITKLGGKRLLNMLEGEQLPRIC, via the coding sequence ATGAGTGACAAGGTTCTCCTCGATTACGGCAGCGGCGGGCGTGCTTCTCAGCGTCTCATTTCGGAACTTTTTCTCAAGCATCTTGGCAATGATGAGTTGAATCGGCTGAATGATGCCGCTGAATTAACCCTTTCCGGCAAAGTTGCCATGTCCACGGATTCATTCGTTGTGGACCCAATTTTTTTCCCGGGTGGCAATATCGGTTCCTTAGCAGTTCATGGAACTGTGAATGATGTCGCCATGATGGGAGCTATCCCTCGGCACATTACCTGTGCATATATTTTGGAAGAAGGTTTACCCATGGATGATCTGGAAAAGATCGTCACAAGCATGGGGCAGGCAGCGCGTGAAGCTGGGGTTACGGTAGTCAGTGGCGATACAAAGGTCGTTCCGAAGGGAGCGGTTGACAAAATATTTATCAATACCACTGGAATTGGTGATATTATCGTGGATCCAGTTCCAAGTGGGGATGCTGCGCAAGTCGGTGACGCAGTCCTGCTTTCCGGGACGCTTGGAGATCATGGTTTAACAATCCTTGGTACTCGCGAAGGCTTGGATTTTGAGGCCAAAGTGGAGTCAGATTGCGCATCCTTAAACCATCTTCTTGTCAAGTTGGTCCGCGAACTACCGGAAGTTCATGTCCTGCGTGATCCGACGCGGGGAGGGTTAGCGACCACGATGAACGAAATCACCCTCAGCTCCAATGTTTGTTGTGAACTTGTCGAGAAGGAGTTACCAATCCGGGCCGAGGTTCAGGGGGGGTGTTCCATTCTCGGACTTGATCCTTTGTACCTGGCCAATGAAGGCAAATTCCTTTGCATCCTGCCTCAGGCTCATGCGGAAAAGGCTCTGGAAATCATGCGCGCTGATCCCCTTGGGCACGGTGCATGCCAGATTGGTTCGATTACAGATGCCAATCCCGGCAAAGTTGTTTTGATTACCAAACTCGGCGGCAAGCGGTTGTTGAACATGCTCGAAGGTGAACAGTTGCCTCGGATTTGTTAG
- a CDS encoding chemotaxis protein, whose product MSTGTTEILLEAGTNELEIVEFYLEEEPKGESDGELNQEIIEHNNGEGKKISRKSYYGVNVAKVLEIIRMPEVTEMPEVSHKSVLGAFNLRSRIIPLLDLSVWLKKKRIENEPPKVIVTEFNQITSAFMVSGVTRIHRISWEDVEAPNRYVSALSGDSITGVVKFDNRIVFILDLERIVSELNPTMRLKLDDTFENIAHTGYKALIADDSPLIREMIHDMLGQAGFRVEKTNNGRECWDRLKEIRQMAVEENRPITDFVQVIVSDIEMPMMDGHHLTKRIKEDPIMKDLPVILFSSLITEKLRHRGLTVGADDQISKPEITQLARRAAALIVEREQAERLGTR is encoded by the coding sequence ATGTCCACCGGAACAACCGAGATATTGCTTGAAGCAGGCACAAACGAGCTTGAGATCGTCGAATTCTACCTTGAGGAAGAACCCAAGGGAGAAAGTGATGGCGAGCTTAATCAGGAAATAATCGAGCACAATAACGGCGAAGGGAAAAAGATTAGCCGTAAAAGCTACTACGGCGTTAACGTTGCGAAGGTTCTGGAAATCATCAGAATGCCGGAAGTTACCGAGATGCCGGAAGTTTCACATAAATCGGTGCTGGGGGCGTTCAATCTTCGCTCCCGCATCATTCCGCTGCTCGATTTGTCTGTCTGGCTCAAGAAAAAACGCATTGAAAATGAACCTCCCAAAGTCATTGTGACAGAATTCAACCAGATAACGTCGGCTTTCATGGTCTCCGGTGTCACTCGCATCCATCGTATCAGTTGGGAAGATGTCGAAGCTCCTAACCGCTATGTCTCCGCCCTGTCCGGAGACTCCATCACAGGAGTTGTCAAATTCGATAACCGTATCGTTTTCATCCTTGATCTGGAACGTATTGTTTCTGAATTGAATCCGACCATGCGCCTCAAGCTGGATGACACCTTCGAGAACATCGCGCATACAGGGTATAAAGCGCTTATTGCCGATGACTCCCCTCTCATCCGAGAAATGATTCACGACATGCTGGGCCAGGCAGGGTTTCGGGTGGAAAAGACCAACAATGGCAGAGAGTGTTGGGATCGCCTGAAGGAAATAAGACAGATGGCGGTGGAAGAAAATCGTCCAATCACTGATTTTGTTCAAGTTATTGTTTCCGACATTGAAATGCCTATGATGGATGGACATCACTTGACCAAACGCATCAAGGAAGATCCGATCATGAAGGATTTGCCCGTCATTCTCTTCTCTTCTTTGATAACCGAAAAACTTCGTCACCGGGGCTTGACGGTTGGCGCTGATGATCAGATTTCCAAACCGGAAATCACACAGCTTGCCCGCCGCGCAGCGGCACTCATTGTAGAAAGAGAACAGGCGGAACGACTGGGAACTCGCTGA
- a CDS encoding tRNA dihydrouridine synthase — MSEIIIQKDSPWLAPLAGYSDLPFRLLSKKFGCSVCCSEMVSVKGMAFANVGTQRLIATCPEDDPMVLQLFGADPHYFKPVMEELVGLGYRNFDLNAGCPVRKVLKSGSGVKLMDDIDKLVQLASIMVRSAEVHPEGGRVGIKFRLGFKNGEDIYIELGKRLQDVGVDWVTMHPRYGKQMFSGSADWTKLKLLKDAVSIPVIGSGDLFTAEDGVRCIQETGIDTVMFARGALYDPAIFSRFTALQNGEIPTLRTGTALAEVVREHIRLTRTYEGDDRSFRKIRSIIPRYAKGLRGIRSLRASLLQCQDWDELEKATSIMATLEAAEPATPETLIDEIPQ; from the coding sequence ATGAGTGAAATTATTATACAAAAAGATTCTCCTTGGCTTGCCCCCTTAGCAGGATATTCCGATCTTCCCTTTCGACTGCTCTCCAAAAAATTTGGGTGTAGTGTCTGCTGTTCAGAAATGGTCAGCGTGAAAGGCATGGCATTTGCCAATGTCGGAACGCAACGTTTGATAGCGACCTGCCCTGAGGATGACCCCATGGTCCTCCAATTATTCGGGGCTGATCCGCACTATTTCAAACCCGTCATGGAAGAGCTTGTCGGACTCGGATATCGCAACTTTGACCTGAATGCAGGATGCCCGGTTCGCAAAGTCCTCAAATCCGGCAGCGGCGTCAAACTCATGGACGACATAGACAAACTCGTCCAATTGGCTTCAATAATGGTAAGAAGCGCCGAAGTACACCCAGAAGGCGGCCGTGTTGGTATAAAATTTCGCCTCGGGTTCAAAAACGGCGAAGACATATATATAGAATTAGGTAAACGTCTTCAGGACGTCGGCGTCGATTGGGTGACTATGCATCCACGTTATGGCAAGCAGATGTTTTCCGGCTCTGCAGATTGGACCAAACTCAAACTGTTGAAAGACGCAGTTTCTATCCCGGTGATTGGCTCTGGCGATCTGTTTACGGCTGAAGACGGTGTCCGATGTATTCAGGAAACCGGAATAGACACCGTGATGTTCGCTCGCGGTGCGCTTTATGACCCAGCTATTTTTTCTCGTTTCACGGCATTGCAGAACGGGGAAATCCCCACCCTCCGCACAGGAACAGCCCTGGCTGAAGTTGTCCGTGAACATATCAGGCTGACTCGCACCTATGAGGGAGATGACCGATCATTCAGAAAGATACGTTCAATAATTCCTCGTTATGCAAAGGGCTTAAGAGGGATACGGTCCTTGCGAGCCTCTCTTCTGCAATGCCAGGACTGGGACGAACTCGAAAAGGCGACATCTATAATGGCAACCTTGGAAGCCGCAGAACCAGCCACTCCGGAAACTCTCATTGACGAGATTCCGCAATAA